One genomic window of Lytechinus variegatus isolate NC3 chromosome 1, Lvar_3.0, whole genome shotgun sequence includes the following:
- the LOC121429853 gene encoding tyramine receptor 1-like has translation MGSAETLLAWNVSTENTGNENGILRVDDRSTAEVILSILTMALIIFLSIAGNILVLAAIVRENVLHSKTSVFIANLAIADLLNAILNMTTILVSCIYNKWIFGEIICGIIGASLVLACSASINTLGAIALDRYFAIVYPFQYAKRMSTCRIVAFLVWIWTQSLFFSVMPVLGWSEFVYIESEYLCSADWSTDWSYTVIIVVVNMVPPICLMTYSYRHILRVASAHRKQMRTQHSVKEPNESVPRSRNRKTVEAFAKRAKQIRQDTKAATTLLIVMGTFLICWLPHTITMLCFAFPSCTAIPQGIYVLSTWFAMLNSACNPFIYCITDNQFRQAFKRTLEHIMPLSCRRRMARRVEPDSAFASVSAPNASSDPRIFISTHDLSHSVTDPTPGTNTAELSVDYNNSEFTLPQVTTDNTRT, from the coding sequence ATGGGAAGCGCCGAAACTCTTCTCGCGTGGAATGTGTCGACAGAAAATACTGGAAACGAGAATGGTATACTACGAGTGGACGATAGATCCACAGCAGAGGTGATACTGTCAATACTGACAATGGCTTTAATCATATTCCTGAGCATCGCTGGGAATATACTTGTGCTGGCGGCAATCGTTCGGGAAAACGTTCTTCACAGTAAAACGTCTGTATTCATTGCCAATTTAGCCATTGCAGATCTTCTGAACGCTATTCTGAACATGACCACTATTTTGGTCAGCTGTATATACAACAAGTGGATATTCGGTGAAATCATATGTGGCATTATTGGAGCATCGCTTGTTTTAGCTTGTTCGGCTAGCATCAATACATTGGGAGCAATAGCACTCGATCGCTACTTCGCCATCGTGTACCCTTTCCAGTATGCAAAGCGCATGTCGACCTGCCGCATAGTGGCTTTTCTGGTCTGGATCTGGACACAGTCTTTGTTCTTCAGTGTCATGCCAGTATTGGGCTGGTCAGAATTCGTGTACATCGAATCAGAATATCTCTGCTCTGCCGACTGGTCTACAGACTGGTCATATACAGTCATCATTGTCGTTGTAAACATGGTACCCCCGATATGCTTGATGACCTACTCCTACAGGCATATACTTAGGGTCGCATCAGCGCACCGGAAGCAGATGAGGACACAGCATAGCGTAAAAGAACCAAACGAAAGTGTGCCTCGGAGCAGGAATCGCAAGACAGTCGAGGCTTTCGCCAAACGAGCCAAACAGATTCGACAGGACACCAAGGCTGCTACCACTCTGCTCATCGTCATGGGCACATTTCTCATCTGTTGGCTCCCGCATACCATTACGATGCTTTGCTTCGCTTTCCCGTCGTGCACCGCTATTCCCCAAGGGATATACGTCCTGTCGACCTGGTTCGCTATGTTGAATTCTGCCTGCAACCCTTTCATCTACTGTATAACGGATAATCAGTTCAGGCAAGCGTTCAAGCGGACCCTTGAGCACATCATGCCGCTGTCGTGCAGGAGAAGAATGGCTCGGCGTGTGGAGCCCGACTCGGCCTTTGCATCAGTATCGGCACCTAATGCATCTTCAGATCCACGCATCTTCATATCTACCCATGATCTTAGTCATTCGGTGACTGATCCCACACCCGGTACGAACACAGCAGAATTGTCCGTTGATTACAACAATAGCGAGTTTACGCTTCCACAAGTCACGACGGATAATACAAGAACATAA
- the LOC121429861 gene encoding muscarinic acetylcholine receptor M4-like produces MSQSKMSFQNITFDNDLLGTDEPDQQSPFIPDMQEEVGFASMASVGRTVLISAFAAIIIASNMVMIVAYAIEKRLQTYNNSFILNLIISDLMVGLSLITTLVTKCYVQTPVCRIFLCIGKGLVGVSVITIVVICVDRHQATYHPIKHFLGRSKTRACILNAIPWVVAFTFWLLVALFGPRFDAQAPARMASQQISVFLNLLPLVVIAVLYTRILYKIKNSLGAQRLNDKFDTKPNNSGSGIDPETESPDNSGSVLQSHGESEMAKDDRDIDRPEKGRKGKKAIRKKKNRESDAFARKATRCVSFIIISLLISWMSHTALFVVIAVGPSKVPVAVGALIWTLSYINSVLNPISYAAAQPLFRRTVAGMICNPKHYC; encoded by the exons ATGTCCCAGTCGAAGATGAGTTTCCAGAACATAACATTCGATAATGATTTGCTAGGAACTGATGAGCCTGACCAACAATCTCCATTTATTCCTGACATGCAAGAGGAAGTGGGCTTTGCAAGCATGGCAAGTGTTGGCCGCACCGTTTTGATAAGTGCCTTTGCGGCTATTATCATCGCATCTAACATGGTCATGATCGTAGCATACGCCATCGAGAAACGTCTCCAGACATACAACAATTCCTTCATTCTCAATCTCATCATCAGCGATTTGATGGTTGGACTCTCCCTTATCACCACTCTTGTTACAAAGTGTTACGTCCAAACACCAGTGTGTAGGATCTTCTTGTGCATCGGTAAGGGTTTAGTCGGCGTTTCTGTGATCACCATCGTCGTCATCTGCGTTGATAGGCATCAAGCAACGTACCATCCGATCAAGCACTTCTTGGGCAGAAGCAAAACCAGGGCGTGTATCCTCAATGCGATACCTTGGGTTGTCGCATTCACTTTCTGGCTCTTAGTTGCCCTTTTCGGGCCCCGTTTCGACGCCCAAGCCCCTGCCAGGATGGCCTCACAGCAGATATCAGTTTTTCTGAATCTTCTACCACTGGTTGTCATCGCTGTTCTTTACACCAGAATCCTATACAAGATAAAGAACTCACTTGGGGCACAACGTCTTAACGATAAATTCGATACGAAGCCCAATAATTCAGGATCAGGGATTGATCCTGAGACAGAGTCACCAGACAACTCTGGTTCAGTTCTACAATCCCATGGTGAATCAGAGATGGCGAAGGATGACCGTGATATTGACCGGCcggaaaaaggaaggaaaggtaaaaaa GCAATCCGGAAGAAGAAAAATCGTGAATCTGATGCTTTTGCTCGCAAAGCAACTCGCTGTGTTTCCTTTATCATCATTTCGCTTTTGATCTCGTGGATGTCCCACACCGCCCTCTTCGTCGTCATTGCAGTTGGTCCGAGTAAGGTCCCTGTGGCCGTTGGTGCATTAATCTGGACGCTTTCCTACATCAACAGTGTCCTGAACCCGATAAGCTATGCTGCCGCACAGCCGCTCTTTCGCCGAACCGTGGCGGGAATGATCTGCAATCCAAAGCATTactgttga